From a single Pararge aegeria chromosome 16, ilParAegt1.1, whole genome shotgun sequence genomic region:
- the LOC120630632 gene encoding vegetative cell wall protein gp1-like codes for MLVTVLLLLITCGIVQSSGVHQLTPAVGAPIVTAASSQYFERTFNRLVPAPPLLEPVLPFAPAPVAPVFPVAPAPPRPILSVLPIAPAPPVVVEATRTTSVPVNPTNPPLSAGNPNIAIAIATAHAAAPVATILLPPYPFGFPPSFGLLPQAPQTPSDPNNREATTLKTTTTVQATKTQREDATTPVPSNIDNSFAQALPSDVNIRQYLAPQLPVQGARPQQPVPRPQDPNQIPQQFPVPNQRPQQFPRPDQRPEEFPGPNQRPPQFPRPDQRPQEFPGPNQRPQQFPRPDQRPQEFPGPNQRPQKFPGSDQRPQQFPGANPRPQQFPGSNQRPQQFPGPDQRPQQFPLPKPWPHHMPEHLPLPNARPIKLKTNVEVVPVPLAYIAPPSLHHNHQHHHNHLIHQSLKLVPHIHTFIPKTSKIIIRPVTGRRVRTVRKPAGYAIYGSHKLVRRVASKYSQNDRSSSRDIEPITRRPIDRPFTKPPRF; via the exons ATGCTTGTGACG GTTTTATTATTGCTGATAACATGTGGAATCGTTCAAAGCTCAGGAGTACACCAGCTAACCCCAGCAGTTGGCGCTCCAATTGTGACAGCTGCCAGTTCGCAGTATTTCGAAAGAACGTTTAATCGGTTAGTCCCAGCGCCACCTCTACTTGAGCCAGTATTGCCATTTGCCCCTGCGCCCGTGGCACCAGTGTTTCCCGTTGCGCCAGCTCCACCTCGACCAATATTATCAGTTCTGCCCATTGCACCCGCTCCACCGGTAGTTGTAGAAGCAACCAGAACAACATCAGTGCCAGTGAATCCAACAAACCCACCTTTGAGTGCTGGAAACCCTAATATTGCCATCGCAATAGCAACTGCACATGCCGCTGCGCCAGTTGCCACTATACTTCTTCCGCCATACCCATTCGGATTCCCACCATCGTTCGGATTACTACCGCAAGCCCCACAAACGCCGTCAGATCCAAACAATAGAGAAGCAACAACATTAAAGACTACTACAACAGTTCAAGCGACAAAAACACAACGAGAAGATGCTACAACGCCTGTACCGTCAAACATAGATAACAGTTTCGCGCAAGCACTTCCCTCAGATGTCAACATTAGGCAATATTTAGCCCCACAATTGCCTGTGCAAGGAGCAAGACCACAACAACCTGTTCCAAGACCACAAGACCCTAATCAGATACCACAACAGTTTCCTGTACCTAATCAGAGACCACAACAGTTTCCTAGACCAGATCAGAGACCAGAAGAGTTTCCTGGACCCAATCAGAGACCACCACAGTTTCCAAGACCAGATCAGAGACCACAAGAGTTTCCTGGACCCAATCAGAGACCACAACAATTTCCAAGACCAGATCAGAGACCACAAGAGTTTCCTGGACCCAATCAGAGACCACAAAAGTTTCCAGGATCTGACCAGAGACCACAACAATTCCCTGGCGCTAACCCGAGACCACAACAGTTTCCTGGTTCTAATCAGAGACCTCAACAGTTCCCTGGACCTGATCAGAGACCACAACAGTTTCCTTTACCTAAACCTTGGCCACACCACATGCCCGAGCATTTGCCTTTACCTAATGCAAGGCCCATCAAACTAAAAACGAACGTGGAAGTAGTTCCTGTACCGCTAGCGTATATTGCTCCGCCTTCACTGCATCATAATCATCAGCACCACCATAATCAtcttattcatcagtcattaaAACTAGTCCCTCACATTCATACATTTATACCAAAGACTTCAAAGATTATTATTAGGCCTGTAACTGGTCGTCGAGTTAGAACCGTTCGGAAACCCGCAGGTTATGCTATATACGGATCACACAAATTAGTTCGGCGAGTAGCTTCAAAGTACTCACAAAATGACAGATCTAGTTCACGTGACATAGAACCAATTACCCGCCGTCCAATAGATAGGCCTTTTACTAAACCGCCAAGgttctaa
- the LOC120630634 gene encoding cuticle protein 38-like has product MLKLIVVLSALVAIAAAKPSVAAAFIAAPAPVVTATSSQYYHRINNGLAAYVAAPAAYVAPAASYVAAPAPYIAAASPYVAAAAPYAPYAPYVAASPYVVAK; this is encoded by the exons ATGTTGAAACTG ATCGTCGTTCTTTCTGCGCTGGTCGCCATTGCTGCTGCCAAACCAAGCGTTGCTGCTGCGTTCATTGCCGCCCCGGCACCTGTAGTTACGGCTACGAGTTCGCAATACTATCACCGAATTAACAATGGTCTTGCCGCCTACGTCGCTGCCCCAGCTGCTTACGTTGCTCCTGCGGCTTCCTACGTTGCTGCTCCGGCGCCCTACATTGCTGCCGCTTCTCCGTACGTTGCCGCTGCCGCTCCCTACGCTCCGTACGCTCCCTACGTAGCAGCGTCCCCCTACGTTGTTGCCAAATAA